A DNA window from Bos javanicus breed banteng chromosome 10, ARS-OSU_banteng_1.0, whole genome shotgun sequence contains the following coding sequences:
- the ZFHX2 gene encoding zinc finger homeobox protein 2 isoform X1, with protein sequence MATLNLSSDTGTTPSPGHDAPSLPLDTSSPSTPSDPVTKDPPDAPSPSESMRSSEAGGQPLESGCGLVPPKEIGEPQEEPGCGGFPPKDLGVDEDKEQEEEEEGELPPVDLSDHLFFTTGGEACLVAKLFPAGDSELPLPKGFPRGEAGIKQESSLPLLAHLPPVHLTALHVQHGFDPIQGFSSSDQILSHDTSAPSPATCEGRDGAFWSYQLAPNPPGDPKDGPTGSRGGDPRALFWLCLLCRLGFSRHQAFVGHTRSHGVKLTAAQHQGLLGNPAVLQEGDEACMALLSFLEPNLPARPLERPLDNSSTVNAEANAAQTKNGPPVAEAQAPVPPMEEVMALSPPSPETTPATWDPSPTQAKESPTLAGEAGPDWFPEGHEEDGGLCPPLNQSSPTSKEGGTLPALGGSPEDPGDPAQPYRLADDYSLAPSAFQGLSLSSHMSLLHSRNSCKTLKCPKCNWHYKYQQTLDVHMREKHPESNSHCSYCTAGGAHPRLARGESYNCGYKPYRCEVCNYSTTTKGNLSIHMQSDKHLANLQGFQAGPGGQGSPQEAVVPPPAGDKEPKTKSSWQCKVCSYETNISRNLRIHMTSEKHLQNVLMLHQGLPLGLPPGLVGPSPPPQAGAAPATPPDLFQYFGPQALGQPQAPLPGPGLRPDKPLEAQLLLNGFHHLGAPARKFPAPAPGSPSPDTHLPQSQLLGALSDGLPTSPPPDDSPSLKVFRCLVCQAFSTDSLELLLYHCSMGRSLPEAEWKEVAGDTHRCKLCCYGTQLKANFQLHLKTDKHAQKYQLAAHLREGGGAMGMPSPVPLGDGAPYGSVPTLHLRCNICDFESNSKEKMQLHARGAAHEENSQIYKFLLEMEGTATAGPELGLFRCLLCAWETPSRLAVLQHLRAPAHRDAQAQRRLQLLQSGPATDEGLPALQSILSFSHGQLRPRGKTPVTLLAGPPTPEKDAQSKTEQLVSEEAENKTGPLGDSANQTTAFCCPFCSFLSPESEQVRAHALSQHAVQPTFRCPLCQEQLVGRPALHFHLSHLHNVVPECVERLLLVATTVEMTLTTKVLPGPALSPLGDGPEPPSPAPEPVPSRAQAAEGPHLTPEASPDPLPEPPPPSVEAPDKPTGSPDQPPSPAQSPAPRPDAQAEEVAPPPAMAEEEEGAGGEPRPAEPVPADSRHPLTYRKTTNFALDKFLDPARPYKCTVCKESFTQKNILLVHYNSVSHLHKMKKAAIDPSGPAREAGTTPATAAATDKPFKCTVCRVSYNQSSTLEIHMRSVLHQTRSRGAKTDAKAEGPERGPEEPKEGETEGEAGPEKKGPEPGGFLSGLPFLSPPPPPLDLHRFPAPLFTPPVLPPFPLMPESLLKLQQQQLLLPFYLHDLKVGPKLALAGPAPLLSLPAAAPPPPPPPPKAELAEQEWERPPTTEEGAEAGPPSPLHPTPNEAARTAAKALLENFGFELVIQYNEGKQTVPPPPTPPPPEALGGGDKLACRACGKLFSNMLILKTHEEHVHRRFLPFEALSRYAAQFRKSYDSLYPPPAESPKPPDGPLDSPAPQLGPPFLVPEPEVGGARPPEERGRAGGRWPPEEDESARGNLPPLVPAGRRFSRTKFTEFQTQALQSFFETSAYPKDGEVERLASLLGLASRVVVVWFQNARQKARKNASDGGPAPSGGGTGGASGCRRCHATFSCVFDLVRHLKKCYDDQPADEEEEEAERGEEEEEAEDDAEEEQGPEPPAGPEGPPPEPPDREDLGQAEATKPEGKEPEGRAPPSPSPVHTCDQCALSFPNQDLLANHRRLHFLPPVQPSAAPHLLDLPMLVFGERNPLVAGTPPVPPLKRKHEDGSLSPTGSEVGVGGEGEPPRDKRLRTTILPEQLEILYRWYMQDSNPTRKMLDCISEEVGLKKRVVQVWFQNTRARERKGQFRSTPGGVPNPAVKPPITPSPAPFPKFNLLLGKADDGAGREAPKRDAPALPYPTVTPAAGPLPFLPPGKEPPTLTPEPLLPLPAPPPPCEDEGPEEPSKASPESEACSPSAGDLSDSSASSLAEPESPGAGGASGGPGGGGGVPDGMGQRRYRTQMSSLQLKIMKACYEAYRTPTMQECEVLGEEIGLPKRVIQVWFQNARAKEKKAKLQGAAVGGAGGSSESPLAAQRTDCPYCDVKYDFYVSCRGHLFSRQHLAKLKEAVRAQLKSESKCYDLAPAPEAAPAPKAPPATAPASVPLGAAPALPRLAPVLLSGPALAQPPLGSLAPFSSGPAASSGLLGLATSVLPATTVVQTAGPGCPLPQRPVPDQTKPSPAGTTDSAPGPPPEPSGDKVSGERKPVAAPTNSSADALKNLKALKATVPALLGGQFLPFPLPPAGGATPPAVFGPQLPGAYFQQLYGMKKGLFPMNPVIPQTLIGLLPNALLQPPPQAPEPTATAPLKPPELPAPREGEAGEADELLTGSPGISTVDVTHRYLCRQCKMAFDGEAPATAHQRSFCFFGRGSGGSVPAPLRVPVCTYHCLACEVLLSGREALASHLRSSAHRRKAAPPPGGPPGTATNAATAATAAVAFAKEEARLPHTDSNPKTTTTSTLLAL encoded by the exons CCTGTCCTCTGACACTggcaccaccccctcccctggaCATGATGCCCCGTCCCTGCCTCTGGACACCTCCTCCCCCAGCACCCCTTCTGATCCTGTCACCAAAGATCCCCCTgatgccccctccccctctgagAGCATGAGGTCCTCGGAGGCAGGGGGGCAGCCCCTGGAGTCAGGCTGTGGCCTCGTCCCACCAAAGGAGATAGGGGAGCcccaggaggagcctggctgtggTGGCTTCCCACCAAAGGACCTGGGGGTGGATGAGGacaaggagcaggaggaggaggaggagggagagctcCCTCCTGTGGATCTGAGTGACCACTTATTCTTCACAACTGGAGGTGAGGCCTGCCTAGTGGCCAAGCTGTTCCCGGCAGGTGACAGTGAGCTCCCATTACCAAAGGGCTTCCCCCGGGGTGAGGCAGGCATCAAGCAAGAGTCCAGCCTGCCCCTCCTTGCCCACCTGCCCCCTGTACACCTCACTGCCCTTCACGTCCAACATGGCTTTGACCCAATCCAAGGCTTTAGCTCTTCTGACCAAATTCTGTCCCATGATACCTCAGCGCCATCTCCGGCCACCTGTGAGGGAAGGGACGGAGCCTTCTGGAGCTACCAGCTGGCTCCAAACCCACCCGGAGATCCCAAAGATGGCCCCACGGGGAGCAGGGGAGGAGACCCCAGGGCACTCTTCTGGCTCTGCCTCCTGTGCCGCCTGGGGTTCAGCAGGCACCAGGCCTTTGTGGGTCACACACGGTCTCACGGGGTGAAGCTAACCGCTGCTCAACACCAGGGCCTGCTGGGCAACCCAGCCGTGCTCCAGGAGGGGGACGAGGCCTGCATGGCCCTGCTGAGCTTCCTGGAACCAAATCTGCCTGCTCGCCCTTTAGAGAGACCCCTTGACAACAGCAGCACCGTGAACGCGGAAGCCAATGCAGCCCAGACCAAGAACGGGCCCCCTGTGGCAGAAGCCCAGGCCCCTGTCCCGCCCATGGAAGAAGTCATGGCCCTTAGCCCACCCTCTCCCGAGACCACTCCAGCCACCTGGGACCCCAGCCCAACCCAAGCCAAAGAATCACCAACACTGGCAGGCGAGGCAGGGCCAGACTGGTTCCCTGAGGGGCATGAGGAAGATGGCGGGCTCTGCCCCCCACTCAACCAAAGCTCACCCACCTCCAAGGAGGGGGGCACTCTCCCTGCCCTGGGGGGCTCTCCTGAAGACCCTGGCGACCCGGCCCAGCCCTATCGCCTGGCCGATGACTACAGCCTGGCCCCGTCAGCCTTCCAGGGCCTCAGCCTGTCCAGCCACATGTCTCTGCTGCACTCACGCAACTCTTGCAAGACGCTCAAGTGTCCCAAGTGCAACTGGCACTACAAGTACCAGCAGACCCTGGACGTGCACATGCGGGAGAAGCACCCTGAGAGCAACAGCCACTGCAGCTACTGTACTGCAGGGGGCGCACACCCCCGCCTCGCCCGGGGAGAGAGCTACAACTGCGGCTACAAGCCCTACCGCTGCGAGGTCTGCAACTACTCCACCACCACCAAGGGCAACCTCAGCATCCACATGCAGTCTGACAAGCACCTGGCCAACCTGCAGGGCTTCCAGGCTGGGCCCGGGGGCCAGGGGAGCCCCCAGGAAGCCGTGGTCCCGCCCCCTGCAGGGGACAAGGAGCCCAAGACCAAGTCATCGTGGCAGTGCAAGGTGTGCAGCTACGAGACCAACATCTCCCGCAACCTGCGCATCCACATGACCTCTGAGAAGCACCTGCAGAACGTCCTCATGCTCCACCAGGGGCTGCCGCTGGGCCTGCCGCCCGGGCTGGTGGggcccagcccccctccccaggcGGGGGCTGCCCCTGCCACCCCCCCTGACCTCTTTCAGTACTTTGGACCGCAGGCCCTAGGGCAGCCTCAGGCTCCCTTGCCTGGCCCCGGGCTGAGGCCAGACAAGCCCCTGGAAGCCCAGCTGCTTCTCAATGGCTTCCACCACCTTGGAGCGCCTGCCCGCAAGTTCCCTGCACCTG CCCCTGGAAGCCCTTCCCCAGACACCCACCTGCCTCAAAGTCAGCTCCTGGGAGCCTTGTCTGACGGGCTGCCCACCTCGCCGCCCCCAGACGACAGCCCGTCCCTGAAGGTGTTCCGCTGCCTGGTGTGCCAGGCCTTCAGCACAGACAGCCTGGAGCTGCTGCTCTACCACTGCAGCATGGGCCGGAGCCTCCCGGAGGCCGAGTGGAAGGAGGTGGCCGGTGACACCCACCGCTGCAAGCTCTGCTGCTATGGCACCCAGCTCAAGGCCAACTTCCAACTCCACCTCAAGACCGACAAACATGCTCAGAAGTACCAGCTGGCAGCCCACCtgagggaggggggtggggccATGGGCATGCCCTCTCCAGTGCCTCTGGGAGATGGGGCTCCTTATGGCTCTGTCCCCACCTTGCACCTGCGCTGCAACATCTGTGACTTTGAGTCCAACAGCAAGGAGAAGATGCAGCTGCATGCCCGGGGGGCAGCCCACGAAGAGAACAGCCAGATCTATAAG TTTCTGCTGGAGATGGAGGGGACCGCGACCGCGGGGCCGGAACTGGGGCTGTTCCGctgcctgctgtgtgcctgggAGACGCCCTCCCGCCTCGCGGTGCTGCAGCACCTGCGGGCACCTGCCCACCGAGACGCCCAGGCCCAGCGGCGCCTGCAGCTACTACAGAGCGGCCCCGCGACTGACGAGGGGCTCCCGGCTCTTCAGAGCATCCTGAGCTTCAGCCATGGGCAGCTCCGGCCTCGCG GGAAGACTCCTGTCACCCTCTTAGCTGGGCCACCCACCCCTGAGAAAGATGCCCAGAGTAAGACAGAACAGTTGG tttctgaagaggcagagaaCAAGACTGGCCCTCTTGGAGACAGTGCCAACCAGACCACG GCATTCTGCTGCCCATTCTGCAGCTTCCTGAGCCCGGAGTCCGAGCAGGTGAGGGCTCACGCGCTCTCCCAGCACGCGGTGCAGCCCACATTCCGGTGCCCGCTATGCCAGGAGCAGCTGGTGGGCCGGCCTGCCCTGCACTTCCACCTCAGCCACCTCCACAACGTGGTGCCCGAGTGTGTGGAGAGGCTGCTGCTCGTG GCCACAACTGTAGAGATGACCCTGACGACCAAAGTGCTGCCCGGGCCTGCTCTAAGCCCTCTGGGGGATGGCCCAGAGCCCCCCTCTCCCGCACCTGAGCCTGTGCCCAGCAGAGCCCAAGCCGCAG AAGGCCCTCACCTGACCCCAGAAGCCAGTCCCGATCCTCTTCCCGAGCCTCCCCCACCCTCAGTCGAGGCCCCAGACAAGCCCACGGGAAGCCCTGATCAGCCCCCATCTCCAGCCCAGTCTCCAGCCCCTCGTCCTGATGCCCAAGCTGAGGAAGTAGCGCCTCCACCCGCCATggctgaggaggaagagggggctgGTGGGGAGCCCCGCCCTGCAGAGCCCGTTCCGGCTGACTCTCGGCATCCTCTGACCTATCGGAAGACCACCAACTTTGCCCTGGACAAGTTCCTCGACCCTGCTCGGCCCTACAAGTGCACTGTGTGTAAGGAGTCCTTTACGCAGAAGAACATTCTCCTGGTCCATTATAACTCGGTCTCCCACCTGCACAAGATGAAGAAGGCCGCCATTGACCCCTCTGGCCCAGCACGAGAAGCTGGCACCACGCCTGCCACTGCTGCCGCCACAGACAAGCCCTTCAAGTGCACGGTCTGCCGGGTCTCCTACAACCAGAGCTCCACCCTGGAGATCCACATGCGCTCCGTCCTGCACCAAACTCGCTCCAGGGGAGCCAAGACCGACGCCAAGGCCGAGGGGCCAGAGCGAGGCCCAGAAGAGCCCAAGGAAGGCGAGACTGAGGGGGAGGCAGGCCCTGAGAAGAAAGGCCCTGAGCCTGGTGGCTTCCTATCTGGACTGCccttcctgtcccctcccccacctcccttggACCTGCACCGATTCCCAGCCCCGCTCTTCACGCCCCCAGTCCTGCCCCCTTTCCCTCTCATGCCTGAGTCACTGCTTaagctccagcagcagcagctgctcctgCCCTTCTACCTCCACGACCTCAAGGTAGGGCCCAAGCTAGCACTGGCTGGGCCTGCACCCCTGCTGTCCCTGCCAGCGgccgccccccctcccccaccgccgcCTCCGAAGGCTGAGCTGGCTGAGCAAGAGTGGGAGCGGCCCCCTACAACAGAAGAGGGGGCTGAGGCAGGGCCCCCCTCACCCCTGCACCCAACGCCCAACGAGGCAGCCCGCACCGCAGCCAAAGCCCTTCTAGAAAACTTCGGGTTTGAGCTGGTGATCCAGTACAATGAAGGAAAGCAGactgtgcccccacccccaaccccgcccccccCAGAGGCCCTGGGGGGCGGGGACAAGTTGGCCTGCAGGGCCTGTGGGAAACTCTTCTCCAATATGCTTATCCTCAAGACACACGAGGAGCACGTGCACCGCCGCTTTCTGCCCTTCGAGGCCCTGAGCCGATACGCTGCTCAGTTTCGAAAGAGCTATGATAGCCTCTACCCGCCCCCTGCAGAATCCCCCAAACCGCCCGACGGGCCCCTGGATTCCCCTGCTCCCCAACTGGGCCCACCTTTCCTGGTCCCAGAGCCTGAGGTAGGGGGGGCCCGTCCCCCTGAGGAGCGAGGTCGGGCTGGAGGACGCTGGCCCCCAGAGGAGGATGAAAGCGCCAGAGGGAATCTTCCTCCCCTGGTGCCTGCAGGCCGCCGCTTCTCCAGAACCAAGTTCACAGAGTTTCAGACCCAAGCCCTGCAGTCTTTCTTTGAGACCAGCGCCTACCCCAAGGACGGCGAGGTGGAGCGGCTCGCAAGCCTCTTGGGCCTGGCTAGCCGCGTGGTGGTGGTATGGTTCCAGAACGCCCGCCAGAAAGCTCGTAAAAATGCCAGCGATGGCGGGCCTGCGCCCAGTGGAGGAGGTACCGGGGGAGCCTCCGGCTGCAGGCGCTGCCATGCCACCTTCTCCTGTGTTTTTGACTTGGTACGGCACCTCAAGAAATGCTATGACGACCAGCCTGCTgacgaggaggaggaagaggcagagagaggggaagaagaggaagaggcagaggaTGACGCAGAGGAGGAACAGGGCCCGGAGCCCCCAGCAGGGCCTGAGGGCCCACCACCAGAACCCCCAGACAGGGAGGACCTGGGCCAGGCGGAGGCCACAAAGCCAGAGGGCAAAGAGCCCGAAGGCAGGGCCCCTCCCTCGCCTTCCCCAGTCCATACCTGTGACCAGTGCGCCCTGTCTTTCCCCAACCAGGACCTCCTGGCCAACCACCGCCGGCTCCACTTCCTGCCACCTGTGCAGCCCAGTGCTGCCCCCCACCTCCTAGACCTGCCCATGCTTGTGTTTGGGGAGCGAAACCCCCTGGTGGCAGGCACTCCGCCAGTGCCACCCCTCAAACGGAAGCACGAGGACGGTAGCCTGTCCCCAACGGGCAGtgaagtgggggtgggtggggagggcgaGCCCCCCAGGGATAAGCGCCTGCGTACCACCATCCTGCCCGAGCAGCTGGAGATCCTATACCGCTGGTACATGCAGGACTCCAATCCCACACGCAAGATGCTCGACTGCATCTCCGAGGAGGTGGGGCTCAAGAAGCGAGTGGTGCAGGTCTGGTTCCAGAACACCAGGGCCCGGGAGCGGAAGGGCCAGTTTCGAAGCACCCCTGGGGGAGTGCCCAATCCAGCAGTCAAGCCCCCCATTACACCCAGCCCTGCACCCTTCCCCAAGTTCAACCTCTTGCTGGGCAAGGCAGATgatggggctgggagggaggccccTAAGAGGGATGCACCTGCTCTTCCCTACCCCACAGTCACCCCGGCTGCCGGGCCCCTGCCTTTCCTGCCACCTGGGAAAGAGCCCCCCACTCTGACACCAGAGCCACTTCTACCTCTCCCAGCTCCCCCTCCACCCTGTGAGGACGAGGGCCCGGAGGAGCCATCAAAAGCTTCTCCAGAGAGTGAGGCCTGCAGTCCATCAGCAGGGGATTTAAGTGATTCGTCAGCTTCCAGTCTGGCCGAACCAGAGTCCCCTGGGGCTGGAGGGGCCAGTGGGGGCccaggaggtggaggtggagttCCAGATGGGATGGGGCAGCGGCGCTATAGGACCCAGATGAGCAGCCTGCAGCTGAAGATCATGAAAGCCTGCTATGAAGCCTACCGCACCCCAACCATGCAGGAGTGCGAGGTGCTGGGCGAGGAGATCGGGCTGCCCAAGAGAGTCATCCAGGTCTGGTTCCAGAATGCTCGCGCCAAGGAGAAGAAGGCCAAGCTCCAAGGGGCAGCAgttggtggggctgggggcagcagTGAGAGCCCTTTGGCAGCCCAGCGCACTGACTGCCCCTACTGTGACGTCAAATATGACTTCTATGTCTCCTGCCGAGGCCATCTTTTTTCCCGCCAGCACCTGGCCAAGCTTAAGGAGGCAGTCCGAGCCCAGCTGAAGAGTGAAAGCAAGTGTTACGACTTGGCACCAGCACCTGAGGCAGCCCCGGCTCCCAAGGCTCCGCCTGCCACTGCACCTGCCTCTGTGCCCCTCGGGGCTGCCCCGGCCCTGCCTCGCCTGGCCCCCGTCCTCTTGTCTGGCCCAGCTCTGGCCCAGCCCCCACTGGGCAGCCTAGCTCCTTTCAGTTCAG GCCCTGCAGCCTCCTCAGGCCTCCTTGGCCTTGCCACTTCGGTCCTACCTGCTACCACAGTGGTCCAGACTGCTGGCCCAGGCTGCCCTTTACCTCAGAGACCAGTTCCTGACCAAACCAAGCCCTCTCCAGCAGGCACCACTGACTCTGCCCCGGGCCCACCCCCCGAACCCTCTGGGGACAAGGTTTCTGGTGAGCGAAAGCCAGTCGCAGCCCCCACCAACTCCTCCGCTGACGCCCTCAAGAACCTCAAAGCATTGAAGGCTACTGTCCCAGCCCTGTTGGGGGGCCAGTTCCTGCCCTTCCCATTGCCTCCTGCAGGGGGTGCCACACCGCCAGCGGTCTTTGGCCCCCAGCTGCCGGGGGCCTACTTCCAACAGCTCTATGGCATGAAGAAGGGACTGTTCCCCATGAACCCGGTGATACCTCAGACCCTCATCGGACTGCTCCCCAACGCCCTCCTCCAGCCACCGCCCCAGGCCCCTGAGCCCACAGCCACAGCGCCTCTGAAGCCACCCGAACTGCCtgctcccagggagggggaggctggggaggccgATGAGCTGCTGACGGGCAGCCCTGGCATCTCCACCGTGGATGTGACCCACCGCTACCTGTGCCGCCAGTGCAAGATGGCGTTTGATGGGGAGGCCCCGGCCACTGCTCACCAGAGATCCTTCTGCTTCTTTGGGCGGGGCTCTGGGGGCTCCGTGCCTGCCCCGCTGCGGGTGCCCGTCTGTACCTACCACTGCCTGGCATGTGAGGTGCTGCTGAGTGGGCGAGAGGCCCTAGCCTCGCACCTGCGCTCCTCGGCCCACAGGCGCAAGGCGGCCCCGCCCCCAGGGGGCCCACCTGGCACGGCCACCAACGCTGCCACTGCCGCCACGGCTGCGGTGGCTTTTGCCAAAGAGGAAGCAAGATTACCTCACACGGACTCCAACCCCAAAACGACTACTACCTCTACACTTCTAGCTTTATAA